TTCGATCAGCACGTCGAAGTTGCGCGAGATCGCAAGCGTCGGATCGGCAACCATCGGGTACTTGATCTTCTGGATCGTGTCCGACGTGTCGTGCCATGCCTTGTGCGTGAAATGCGTATCCGTCGACACGCTGTAGATTTCAACGCCGAGCTTCTTGAACTCTTCGTAACGGTCGGCCAGATCGCCCAGTTCCGTCGGGCACACGAACGTAAAGTCGGCCGGATAGAACACGACGACGGACCACTTGCCCTTGAGGGTCTCGTCGGTGACGGTCACGAAATCGCCATTGTGGAATGCGGTTGCCTTGAACGGTTTGACCTGGCTGTTGATGATCGGCATCTGATGCGTCCTCTTCGGTTGTGTGAGTTGGGTTGGTACTGCGATGGGTGAAGTATGAAGGATACGCGGAATTCGCTAAATTTGATTGTTCCGATTTGCCCAATTTAGTTTTTCTATCGCGCCGTCCTCATGCGGTACAAATGCTTGATTGGAAAGGAAAACACCGTCAACCCGCGTTCCCCCCGGGCGGGTAAAATGATCGAAAAAAATTTCTGACATCGGTTTTCAGCAAGGGTTTTCCGCTTGAACGAGCTTGAACAGGGGTTTCTTCTGACGCGTCACTGGCGCGATACGGGCACGGAAACGGAGGTCGAGTTCTGGCTCGCCACCGACGACGGGCCGCGTCATATCCGCCTGCGCCCGCAGCCGAACGTCGCGTTCGTGCCCGCTGCGCAGCGCCCGCGCGCGGACGAGGTGCTGCGTCAGGAGAAAAGCACCCGAGGCGTCGAACTGCGCCCGCTCGATTTACGCGATTTCCAACATCGGCCGGTGCTGGGGTTGTATTGCCCCCAATATCGCCAGCTTATCGGCCTCGAAAAGCGGCTCAAGCAAGGCGGCGTCGACGTGTACGAAGCCGACGTATTTCCGCCCGATCGCTACATGATGGAGCGATTCATCACGGCGCCCGTGCTGTTCCGCGGCGAGGCGAACCCCATCGGCGGCCCCCTGCTCAATGGGGACATGAAGCCCGCGACGGGCTACCGCCCGAAGCTCAGGCTCGTGTCGCTCGATATCGAAACCAGCGCGCAAGCCGAGTTGTACTCGATAGCGCTCGAAGGCTGCGGTCAGCGGCAGGTGTACATGCTCGGGCCGGAGAATGGCGACGCGTCGGGTCTCGACTTCGCGCTCGAGTACTGCGAGACCCGGGCGCAACTGATCGAACGGCTGGTCGAATGGCTCGAACGACACGATCCCGACGCGATCATCGGCTGGAACGTGGTGCAGTTCGACCTGAAGGTGCTGCATGAAACCGCGCAGAGATATGGCGTCCCGCTGCGCATCGGGCGCGGCGGCGCCGTGCTGGAATGGCGAGAGCACGGCCTGAAGCAGAATCACTTCTTCGCGGGCGCGGCCGGGCGGCTGATCATCGACGGCATCGAGGCGCTGCGCTCCGCTACGTGGAGCTTTCCGTCGTTCAGCCTCGAATACGTGGCGCAGTCGGTGCTCGGCGAAGGCAAGTCGATCGACAACCCGTATCAGCGGATGGAAGAAATCCAGCGCCGTTTCGACGAAGACAAACCGGCGCTTGCCCGCTACAACCTGAAAGACTGCGAGCTGGTCACGCGCGTCTTCGCGAAGACGGACCTGCTGTCCTTCCTGCTCGAACGCGCGACCGTGACGGGCC
This Paraburkholderia phymatum STM815 DNA region includes the following protein-coding sequences:
- the ahpC gene encoding alkyl hydroperoxide reductase subunit C; this translates as MPIINSQVKPFKATAFHNGDFVTVTDETLKGKWSVVVFYPADFTFVCPTELGDLADRYEEFKKLGVEIYSVSTDTHFTHKAWHDTSDTIQKIKYPMVADPTLAISRNFDVLIEEEGLALRGTFVINPEGEIKLCEIHDNGIGRDAGELLRKVQAAQYIAAHPGEVCPAKWTPGAETLSPSLDLIGKI